One genomic window of Sporichthyaceae bacterium includes the following:
- a CDS encoding nitroreductase family protein, whose amino-acid sequence MELREALTTTPATRDFTDEPVSDVEIHRLLEVARFAPNGGNRQGWHVIVVRDAATRAAFVAAAEPVARRYAAQKEAGEQPWNTVNPTKVDAATIAATEVPDWTTSHYRNAPVLLLICLDLSVVASVDAGLDRVGVISGASIYPFAWSILLAAREAGLGGVMTTLPIGSEPELQALLGIPKHVAMAAVVPLGHPVKQITKLKRGPVEEFAHLERWDGPPLTAG is encoded by the coding sequence ATGGAACTGCGTGAGGCTCTGACCACCACCCCAGCCACCCGTGACTTCACCGACGAGCCGGTGTCCGACGTCGAGATCCACCGCCTGCTCGAGGTGGCCCGCTTCGCGCCCAACGGCGGCAACCGCCAGGGCTGGCACGTGATCGTTGTCCGCGACGCCGCGACCCGGGCGGCGTTCGTGGCCGCCGCCGAGCCCGTGGCGCGCCGCTATGCCGCCCAGAAGGAGGCCGGCGAGCAGCCGTGGAACACGGTGAACCCGACGAAGGTCGACGCCGCGACGATCGCCGCGACCGAGGTCCCGGACTGGACCACCTCGCACTACCGCAACGCCCCGGTGCTGCTGCTCATCTGCCTCGACCTGTCGGTGGTCGCCTCGGTCGACGCGGGACTGGACCGGGTCGGGGTGATCAGTGGGGCCTCGATCTACCCGTTCGCCTGGAGCATCCTGCTGGCCGCCCGAGAGGCAGGCCTCGGCGGCGTGATGACCACGCTGCCGATCGGCTCCGAACCCGAGCTGCAGGCGCTGCTCGGTATCCCGAAACATGTCGCGATGGCGGCGGTCGTGCCGCTCGGGCATCCGGTCAAGCAGATCACCAAGCTCAAGCGCGGGCCGGTGGAGGAGTTTGCACACCTGGAGCGCTGGGACGGACCGCCGCTGACCGCAGGCTGA
- a CDS encoding FUSC family protein, producing the protein MIEKRDVTGPLPRVPRDAAEIRTRGEALLDEVADRSKAGAKARLTRLRITAPLIGQSAVAAGISWYLARRIGAGAGPPFFAPIAAVVSIGSALGQRLRRTVELIVGVSLGIGLGDLISGFIGNGTAAIMLMVALAMTSAVLLDGGQLLVSQAASSSVLVATLTNYGGTAGFDRCWNALLGGAVGITVGLVLLPLNPLAVARRAVRPLAAGTHDGLVATADALANADLNAALVALRVLRGLNPAVAAMSTAVATCEEIARVAPIRWRVRDRFASYVEAAPQLDYAVRNSRMVARRATVLLRIKDTCPPSLIHSIRVLAESFVVLGDELGEGPAPTRSRHLVLEAFAEARGTLDADSADSVVVMVAQVRSVAYDLLRASGLNRAQALELLDA; encoded by the coding sequence GTGATCGAGAAGCGTGACGTGACGGGGCCGCTGCCCCGCGTGCCGCGTGATGCGGCGGAGATCCGCACCCGCGGCGAAGCTCTGCTGGACGAGGTCGCCGACCGGTCGAAGGCCGGCGCGAAGGCGCGGCTGACTCGGCTACGCATCACGGCCCCACTGATCGGGCAGTCCGCGGTCGCGGCCGGGATCTCCTGGTACCTGGCTCGCCGGATCGGGGCCGGGGCCGGACCACCGTTCTTCGCCCCGATCGCCGCCGTCGTCTCGATCGGCTCGGCCCTGGGTCAACGGCTGCGCCGGACCGTCGAGCTGATCGTCGGGGTCTCGCTGGGGATCGGGCTCGGTGACCTCATCAGCGGTTTCATCGGCAACGGCACCGCCGCCATCATGCTGATGGTCGCGCTCGCGATGACGTCGGCGGTGTTGCTGGACGGCGGCCAGCTGTTGGTCTCGCAGGCTGCCAGCTCGAGTGTGCTGGTGGCGACCCTGACCAACTACGGCGGCACAGCGGGTTTCGACCGGTGCTGGAACGCGTTGCTGGGCGGCGCGGTCGGCATCACCGTCGGCCTGGTGCTGCTACCGCTGAATCCGTTGGCGGTGGCGCGGCGTGCTGTGCGACCGCTGGCCGCCGGCACCCACGACGGGCTGGTCGCGACGGCCGACGCACTGGCCAATGCCGACCTGAATGCCGCGCTGGTCGCTCTTCGGGTGCTGCGTGGCCTGAACCCGGCGGTCGCCGCGATGTCCACCGCGGTGGCCACCTGCGAGGAGATAGCCCGGGTCGCGCCGATCCGGTGGCGGGTCCGGGACCGCTTCGCCTCCTACGTCGAGGCCGCTCCGCAGTTGGACTACGCGGTCCGCAACTCCCGCATGGTGGCCCGCCGGGCAACCGTGCTGCTCCGGATCAAGGACACCTGCCCACCATCGCTGATCCACTCGATCCGGGTTCTCGCCGAGTCCTTCGTCGTCCTGGGCGACGAGCTCGGCGAGGGACCAGCGCCGACCAGATCCCGCCACTTGGTCCTCGAGGCGTTCGCCGAGGCGCGCGGCACGCTGGACGCGGACTCAGCGGATTCGGTCGTGGTGATGGTGGCTCAGGTCCGTTCGGTCGCCTACGACCTGCTGCGCGCCTCCGGGCTCAACCGGGCTCAGGCGCTGGAACTGCTCGACGCATGA